The Chitinophaga caeni genome segment AGGGGTACATACAGGAAAATGAACTTTCGGGGGAAATAACCATCACCCCAAAAACAGAACAAACCATCCGCCAAGGTGCTTTAGAGGAAATTTTCGGTAAACTGAAAAAATCGACACAAGGCAACCATACCACCCGCAAACCGGGTTTAGGCGATGAAATTAATGCCGAAACGCGCCCTTACAACTTCGGTGACCCGCTGGAAAATATCGATATGACGGCTTCGATCCGCAACGCGCAAATCAATCACGGCGTGAATATCTTCGATATGCAGCAGGATGATCTCGAAGTGAGGGAGACCGACTTCAAAACGCAAACATCCACCGTGCTGATGATCGACATCTCGCACAGTATGATCCTTTACGGCGAAGACCGCATCACACCGGCCAAGAAAGTAGCAATGGCTTTAGGGGAACTCATTACCACGAGGTATCCCAAGGATACGCTCGATATCATCGTTTTCGGGAATGATGCCTGGCAAATCCAGATCAAGGATCTGCCTTATTTGCAGGTCGGGCCTTTCCATACGAATACCGTGGCCGGATTGGAATTGGCAATGGACATTCTCAGGAGGAGAAGAAACCCTAACAAGCAGATCTTCATGATCACCGATGGGAAACCTACCTGCCTGAAAATCGGTTCGCAATATTATAAAAACAGTTTCGGGTTGGACAGGAAGATACTCAACCGTACTTTGAACCTCGCCGCGCAATGCAAGAAGCTCAAAATACCGATCACCACTTTCATGGTGGCTACCGATCCTTACTTGCAGGAGTTCGTTAATGAATTTACCGAAACTAACAGCGGGAAAGCCTTTTACAGCGGCACCGACAACCTGGGCAAGTTCCTCTTCCGCGATTTCCAAAGCGGGAAAAGGAAATTTTATTGATTCATTTTAAAATCGGAAACAGAACCGGATGCAACATATAAAAACGTTAGGAGAATTGAAGAAAAGCGGTTACAAAAGCCGCTCCGTAAAAGAGGAAATCAGGGAAAATCTTATCACCCATTTAAAAAGCAAAACACCTACCTTCCCGGGTATTATCGGCTATGAAGATACCGTGATACCGGAAACTGAAACCGCTTTATTATCGAGGCACAATATATTATTCCTCGGTTTGCGCGGGCAAGCTAAAACCCGCATGGCCCGCCAAATGATCGACTTCCTCGATGAATTTATCCCGGTAGTGGCCGGTAGCGAGGTGAATGATGATCCTTTTGCACCATTATCGAGATATGCGAAAGATCTCATTGCCGAAATGGGCGACAAAACGCCCATCGAATGGCTTTCCAGGGAAGAAAGGTACGGCGAGAAACTGGCTACGCCGGATGTTTCCGTTGCTGATCTCATCGGTGATATCGATCCTATTAAAGCGGCTCACCAGAAGTTGAGCTATGCAGATGAAAGGGCGATCCACTTCGGGATCATACCGAGATCGAACCGCGGCATTTTCGTCATCAATGAATTACCCGACTTACAAGCCAGGATCCAAGTGGCTTTGTTTAATATTTTACAGGAAGGCGATATCCAGATCCGTGGCTTCAAATTGAGAATGCCGCTGGATATTTTATTCGTATTTACAGCGAACCCGGAAGATTATACCAACCGTGGCTCGATCGTTACGCCTTTAAAAG includes the following:
- a CDS encoding vWA domain-containing protein gives rise to the protein MRGIVFSRFDPNENARSPFDRLLSFFTQLLTYTSGDFNEALQWLMELDKQYQLTDKNYGIGDFLNDLKEKGYIQENELSGEITITPKTEQTIRQGALEEIFGKLKKSTQGNHTTRKPGLGDEINAETRPYNFGDPLENIDMTASIRNAQINHGVNIFDMQQDDLEVRETDFKTQTSTVLMIDISHSMILYGEDRITPAKKVAMALGELITTRYPKDTLDIIVFGNDAWQIQIKDLPYLQVGPFHTNTVAGLELAMDILRRRRNPNKQIFMITDGKPTCLKIGSQYYKNSFGLDRKILNRTLNLAAQCKKLKIPITTFMVATDPYLQEFVNEFTETNSGKAFYSGTDNLGKFLFRDFQSGKRKFY